Proteins from a single region of Paenibacillus sp. BIHB 4019:
- the argJ gene encoding bifunctional glutamate N-acetyltransferase/amino-acid acetyltransferase ArgJ: MGQGHTAPLYKVVAEGSITTPKGFTAGGIHCGLKKTTRNDLGAIVCEVPAAAAGVYTTNVFQAAPLKVTRESIGAGGRLRAVLVNSGNANACTGEQGEADAYEMRNKFAERVGIAADEVAVASTGVIGELLKMDKVRSGISELPAKLGSDKQAAESFCQAILTTDLVQKMVCVSVEIDGQLIHIAGAAKGSGMIHPNMATMLGFVTTDAAIGSEALQQLLREATNHTFNMITVDGDTSTNDMLVAMASGLAGNSELNAQHEGWAAFGAALRHVCEVLAKAIARDGEGATKLVEVQVRGAVSDASAQAIAKTVIGSSLVKSAVFGADANWGRIIAAVGRAGEPVNPDTVDISLGSIVTLQQSKPVAFDEEKALEYLKGDTVVIHVDLHMEAGAATAWGCDLTYDYVRINAAYRT, from the coding sequence ATGGGACAGGGACACACTGCACCCCTTTATAAGGTTGTGGCGGAAGGCTCGATTACAACACCGAAGGGCTTTACAGCGGGCGGCATACACTGCGGCCTCAAAAAAACGACGCGCAATGACCTCGGCGCAATCGTATGCGAGGTTCCGGCGGCAGCGGCGGGCGTTTACACGACAAATGTTTTTCAGGCGGCACCGCTTAAGGTGACGCGCGAGAGCATTGGCGCAGGCGGCCGCCTGCGTGCTGTGCTGGTCAACAGCGGCAACGCCAATGCATGCACTGGCGAGCAGGGCGAGGCGGATGCCTATGAAATGCGCAATAAATTTGCTGAGCGTGTTGGCATTGCAGCAGATGAAGTGGCGGTAGCTTCTACCGGCGTCATTGGCGAGCTGCTCAAGATGGACAAAGTGCGCAGCGGCATCAGCGAGCTGCCAGCTAAGCTGGGTTCGGATAAGCAAGCAGCAGAAAGCTTCTGCCAAGCGATTTTGACGACCGATTTGGTGCAAAAAATGGTCTGTGTATCCGTTGAAATTGACGGACAGCTCATTCATATCGCTGGAGCGGCGAAAGGCTCCGGCATGATTCACCCGAACATGGCAACGATGCTTGGCTTCGTTACGACGGATGCGGCAATTGGCAGCGAGGCGCTGCAGCAGCTGCTGCGTGAAGCGACGAACCATACTTTTAATATGATTACGGTAGATGGCGATACGAGCACGAACGATATGCTCGTTGCGATGGCGAGCGGACTTGCCGGCAACAGCGAGCTTAATGCGCAGCATGAAGGCTGGGCAGCTTTCGGCGCGGCGCTTCGCCATGTGTGCGAGGTGCTTGCGAAAGCGATCGCGCGTGACGGCGAAGGCGCAACGAAGCTTGTCGAGGTTCAAGTGCGTGGAGCGGTTAGCGATGCATCGGCGCAAGCGATTGCGAAGACGGTCATTGGTTCTTCCCTTGTGAAATCGGCAGTGTTTGGCGCAGATGCGAACTGGGGCCGGATTATTGCGGCAGTAGGCCGCGCTGGCGAGCCTGTCAACCCGGATACGGTCGACATTTCTCTGGGCAGCATTGTGACGCTGCAGCAGTCGAAGCCGGTCGCTTTTGACGAGGAGAAGGCGCTGGAGTATTTGAAGGGCGATACGGTCGTCATTCATGTGGATCTGCATATGGAAGCAGGCGCGGCAACGGCTTGGGGCTGTGACCTGACTTATGACTACGTGCGAATTAATGCGGCTTACCGTACATAA
- the argF gene encoding ornithine carbamoyltransferase, translated as MQEAVKEEMAASLKGRDFLMLVDYAPAEIRYLIDLAIELKQKLKAGETHHLLKGKTLGMIFEKSSTRTRVSFETGIYQLGGHGLFLSGNDLQIGRGESIWDTAQTLSRYLDGIMIRTFAHRKVVELARGATIPVINGLTDLSHPCQALADYQTILEHKGKLEGLKVAYIGDGNNMVHSLLMGAAKLGIDMSVATPEGYEPDADIVQQTKDHAAETGSRIHVCRDPREAIEGADVVYTDVWASMGQEAEQKERELAFAAYQVNEALTSHAKKDFLFMHCLPAHRGEEVSEGVIDGDHSIIFDQAENRLHAQKAIMAAIM; from the coding sequence TTGCAAGAAGCAGTAAAAGAAGAAATGGCTGCGAGCCTGAAAGGCCGCGATTTTCTCATGCTGGTCGATTATGCGCCAGCGGAAATCCGTTACCTGATCGATCTCGCTATCGAGCTTAAGCAAAAGCTGAAAGCGGGCGAAACGCATCATTTGCTTAAAGGAAAAACACTCGGGATGATTTTTGAAAAATCCTCGACACGTACGCGCGTATCGTTCGAGACAGGCATTTACCAGCTCGGCGGTCACGGATTGTTCCTGAGCGGCAATGATTTGCAAATCGGGCGCGGCGAGTCCATTTGGGATACGGCACAGACGCTTTCCCGCTATTTGGACGGCATTATGATTCGTACATTCGCTCATCGCAAAGTAGTGGAGCTGGCGCGCGGTGCTACGATTCCGGTTATTAACGGCTTGACCGACCTTTCACACCCTTGCCAGGCGCTGGCCGACTACCAGACTATTCTGGAGCATAAAGGCAAGCTGGAAGGGCTGAAAGTGGCTTATATCGGCGATGGCAACAATATGGTTCACTCCCTGCTGATGGGAGCGGCTAAGCTGGGCATCGACATGTCGGTAGCGACTCCGGAAGGCTATGAGCCGGATGCAGACATCGTACAGCAAACGAAGGATCATGCAGCTGAGACAGGCTCGCGCATTCATGTGTGCCGCGATCCGAGAGAAGCGATTGAAGGCGCTGACGTCGTTTATACGGACGTATGGGCAAGCATGGGACAAGAAGCGGAGCAGAAGGAACGCGAGCTTGCTTTTGCCGCTTATCAAGTGAATGAAGCCTTGACTTCACATGCCAAGAAGGACTTTTTGTTCATGCACTGCCTGCCTGCGCATCGCGGCGAGGAAGTGAGCGAGGGCGTCATTGACGGCGACCACTCGATCATTTTTGACCAGGCGGAAAATCGTCTTCATGCTCAAAAGGCCATCATGGCCGCCATTATGTAA
- the argC gene encoding N-acetyl-gamma-glutamyl-phosphate reductase: MSDKLKIAIIGSTGYGGVELIRLLASHPLAEVTSVISSSSAGTPITEGYPHLTGIREELLDDVEPQAIRSKADVVFLATPAAVASRLAPDLLAVGLKVIDLSGDYRLQDRALYEKWYKKPAADEAYLKQAVYGLAEVYGDRVQGANLISNPGCYVTAALLGLVPAVQAGFIDPDSIIIDAKSGVSGAGRGASLGTHYSELNESLKAYKLNQHQHTPEIEMVLSDVAGRSVVITFSTHLVPMTRGIMTTMYATVKDGRSADDFMDLYRSYYENRPFVRIRPEGQLPATKEVWGSNYCDIGFAFDSRTGRVTIVSVIDNLVKGAAGQAIQNMNLMMGWDETLGLQFVPVYP; this comes from the coding sequence ATGAGCGATAAACTGAAAATAGCTATTATCGGTTCAACCGGCTACGGCGGCGTTGAGCTTATTCGATTGTTAGCCTCACATCCTCTTGCTGAGGTGACCTCGGTTATTTCATCATCCAGCGCGGGGACGCCGATTACAGAAGGATACCCGCACTTAACAGGCATTCGCGAAGAATTGCTAGATGATGTAGAGCCACAAGCGATCCGCAGCAAGGCGGATGTTGTATTTTTGGCAACACCAGCGGCTGTCGCATCCAGGCTGGCACCTGATTTGCTAGCTGTAGGTCTTAAAGTGATTGATTTATCCGGCGACTACCGCCTGCAAGATAGAGCTTTATATGAAAAATGGTACAAAAAGCCCGCTGCGGACGAGGCGTATTTGAAGCAAGCGGTATACGGCTTGGCCGAAGTGTACGGCGACCGTGTACAGGGTGCGAATCTCATTTCGAACCCGGGCTGTTACGTTACGGCGGCGCTTCTCGGCCTTGTTCCAGCTGTGCAAGCTGGCTTTATCGATCCGGACAGCATCATTATTGATGCGAAATCCGGCGTTTCTGGAGCGGGACGCGGCGCGAGCCTTGGCACGCACTATTCCGAGCTGAACGAGAGCTTGAAAGCGTACAAGCTGAATCAGCATCAGCATACGCCAGAAATCGAAATGGTGCTTTCCGATGTTGCGGGCCGCTCGGTTGTGATTACGTTCTCGACGCATCTCGTGCCGATGACGCGCGGCATTATGACGACGATGTATGCAACGGTGAAAGACGGCAGAAGCGCGGATGATTTTATGGACCTGTATCGCAGCTATTACGAGAACCGTCCATTTGTGCGCATTCGTCCTGAAGGACAATTGCCTGCCACGAAGGAAGTATGGGGCTCGAATTATTGCGATATCGGCTTTGCGTTCGATAGCCGTACGGGCAGAGTGACGATTGTTTCGGTCATTGATAATTTGGTCAAAGGCGCAGCGGGACAAGCGATTCAGAACATGAACCTTATGATGGGCTGGGATGAGACGCTTGGTTTGCAGTTTGTTCCTGTTTATCCATAA
- the argB gene encoding acetylglutamate kinase, translated as MTQRFVMKCGGSTLAALPESFFGELRELQQSGVSPVIVHGGGPAISETLAKLGIETEFVGGLRKTSEAVLDVVEMVLSGRINKEIVRKMSSCGAQALGLSGVDGQLITARPVANADEIGFVGDVTDINAAVIEGVMAMGYIPVIAPVGIDAQGQRYNINADTAAGAVASHLGVHQMIVVTDVPGIMRTVDGLKLVLPVVTVADIDEMIASGEIYGGMIPKVRAAVQCIQGQVQEVVIVSGEEPGVLTKAVREGGVGTRIVKGV; from the coding sequence ATGACGCAACGATTTGTAATGAAATGCGGCGGCAGCACACTTGCTGCGCTGCCTGAATCCTTCTTCGGCGAGCTGCGGGAGCTGCAGCAATCTGGCGTTAGCCCGGTTATTGTACACGGCGGCGGACCGGCGATCTCGGAGACGCTGGCAAAGCTCGGCATTGAGACGGAATTTGTCGGCGGCTTGCGCAAGACGAGCGAAGCGGTGCTGGATGTCGTCGAAATGGTTTTGTCAGGACGCATCAACAAGGAAATTGTGCGGAAAATGTCTTCCTGCGGCGCTCAGGCGCTCGGCTTATCCGGTGTGGATGGCCAGCTCATTACCGCACGTCCTGTGGCGAACGCCGATGAGATCGGCTTTGTAGGCGATGTGACGGACATTAACGCTGCTGTTATAGAAGGCGTAATGGCAATGGGTTATATTCCTGTTATCGCGCCAGTAGGCATTGATGCACAGGGGCAGCGCTACAACATTAACGCGGATACCGCGGCTGGAGCTGTAGCTTCCCATCTGGGTGTGCATCAAATGATCGTAGTAACCGATGTGCCGGGCATTATGCGCACGGTTGATGGTCTGAAGCTAGTACTGCCTGTGGTCACCGTTGCCGATATTGACGAGATGATCGCAAGCGGAGAAATATATGGCGGAATGATTCCGAAGGTCCGCGCAGCTGTACAATGTATTCAAGGACAGGTGCAGGAAGTCGTCATCGTCAGCGGCGAGGAGCCAGGCGTATTGACTAAGGCAGTGCGCGAGGGCGGAGTCGGTACGCGTATTGTCAAAGGGGTTTAA
- a CDS encoding argininosuccinate synthase gives MAKEKIVLAYSGGLDTSVILKWLKETYDAEIIAFTADIGQKDELDGLEAKALATGASKVYIDDLRDEFASDFIFPMFQAGAFYEGQYLLGTSIARPLIAKRMVDIARAEGATIIAHGATGKGNDQVRFELGVAALAPDIKVIAPWREEQFREEFPGRAEMIAYAEKHNIPVQASAAKPYSTDRNLLHISFESGMLEDPWFDPSSDENKDMFVLSVAPEDAPDQSEYVELSFEAGNCTAINGESLTPLQVMDKLNDLGGKHGIGRVDMVENRFVGMKSRGVYETPGGTILFSAHRKMESLTMDREVMNLRDSLIAKYSQLVYNGFWFAPERLALQALVLESQKNVTGTVRLKLYKGNIIGAGVQSPVSLYNPEIATMEADPTQAYDQGDATGFIRLNALRLKVGTKYSGK, from the coding sequence ATGGCTAAGGAAAAAATCGTATTGGCATATTCGGGCGGTCTGGACACGTCCGTTATTCTCAAATGGCTGAAAGAAACGTATGATGCGGAAATTATCGCATTCACAGCAGACATCGGACAAAAGGATGAGCTGGACGGACTGGAAGCAAAAGCGCTTGCGACTGGCGCTTCGAAAGTGTATATCGACGATCTGCGCGATGAGTTCGCGTCTGATTTTATTTTCCCTATGTTCCAAGCTGGCGCCTTCTATGAAGGTCAATACCTGCTGGGAACTTCGATTGCCCGCCCGCTGATCGCTAAGCGTATGGTTGATATTGCCCGCGCTGAAGGTGCGACTATTATCGCTCACGGCGCGACTGGCAAAGGGAACGACCAAGTTCGTTTTGAGCTTGGCGTTGCTGCGCTTGCTCCTGATATTAAAGTGATTGCGCCTTGGCGTGAAGAGCAGTTCCGTGAAGAGTTCCCGGGACGCGCGGAAATGATCGCTTATGCGGAGAAGCACAACATTCCAGTTCAAGCTTCGGCTGCCAAGCCCTACTCCACTGACCGCAACCTGCTGCACATCAGCTTTGAGAGCGGCATGCTGGAAGATCCTTGGTTCGACCCGAGCTCCGATGAGAACAAAGATATGTTCGTGCTCAGCGTAGCGCCGGAAGATGCGCCGGATCAATCCGAATACGTGGAGCTGTCCTTTGAAGCGGGCAACTGTACGGCGATTAACGGCGAGTCCCTTACTCCGCTGCAAGTTATGGACAAGCTTAACGACTTGGGTGGCAAGCACGGTATTGGCCGCGTGGACATGGTCGAGAACCGTTTTGTCGGCATGAAGAGCCGTGGCGTGTATGAGACGCCGGGCGGCACAATCCTGTTCAGCGCCCACCGCAAAATGGAGTCGCTCACGATGGACCGTGAAGTCATGAATCTTCGTGATTCCCTCATTGCAAAATACAGCCAGCTTGTATATAACGGCTTCTGGTTTGCGCCTGAGCGCCTTGCGCTGCAAGCACTTGTGCTGGAATCCCAGAAAAACGTGACTGGTACTGTGCGCCTGAAGCTGTACAAAGGCAATATCATTGGCGCTGGCGTACAAAGCCCTGTGAGCTTGTACAACCCAGAAATCGCTACGATGGAAGCTGATCCGACACAAGCCTATGATCAAGGCGATGCTACAGGCTTTATCCGCCTGAACGCGCTGCGTTTGAAAGTCGGAACGAAATACAGCGGTAAATAA
- a CDS encoding acetylornithine transaminase — translation MSEKTASAAAANSLLPTYARYPIALVKGEGSWLWDDQGKRYLDFMSGIAVTNLGHAPRKIKEALVKQLDELWHVSNLFHIPNQEEAAKLLTDNSSGDAVFFCNSGAEANEAAIKLARKYQQKIKGNGRYEIITFENSFHGRTLATLTATGQEKVKEGFAPLPEGFRYIPYNDIEALEAAISDKTAAVMLELVQAEGGIYPADPAFVHALCKLCRKHGILLIVDEIQTGMGRTGKLFAYEHYGIEPDIFTLAKGLGSGFPVGAAVCREELREAFGPGSHGSTFGGTPIATAVVKATLETIVGDRLSERAEEKGEYLTSQLKAKLEGNSFVKDIRGKGLLVGIECAAPIAGLLTAAQDKGLLVISAGPNVIRLLPNLLVTNEEIDQAVGILAELLAGASDNK, via the coding sequence ATGAGTGAGAAAACAGCATCTGCGGCAGCGGCAAATTCGCTGCTGCCTACTTATGCGAGATACCCAATCGCGCTGGTGAAGGGCGAAGGAAGCTGGCTATGGGATGATCAGGGCAAGCGCTACCTCGATTTCATGAGCGGCATCGCCGTTACGAATTTGGGACATGCGCCTCGCAAAATCAAAGAAGCTTTAGTGAAGCAGCTTGATGAGCTGTGGCATGTATCCAACCTGTTTCATATTCCGAATCAGGAGGAAGCTGCTAAGCTGTTGACGGACAACAGCAGCGGCGACGCTGTGTTTTTCTGCAACTCGGGCGCAGAGGCGAATGAAGCGGCAATCAAGCTGGCGCGCAAATACCAGCAGAAGATTAAAGGCAATGGCCGTTATGAAATCATTACATTCGAAAACTCCTTCCACGGACGGACGCTGGCAACCTTGACAGCGACGGGCCAGGAGAAGGTAAAGGAAGGCTTTGCTCCGTTGCCGGAGGGCTTCCGCTACATTCCTTACAATGATATTGAAGCTTTGGAAGCGGCAATCAGCGACAAAACAGCGGCGGTCATGCTGGAGCTGGTTCAGGCGGAGGGCGGCATTTATCCAGCTGATCCGGCATTTGTGCATGCGCTGTGCAAGCTATGCCGCAAGCATGGCATTTTGCTTATCGTCGATGAGATCCAGACAGGCATGGGCCGTACAGGCAAGCTGTTCGCTTATGAGCATTACGGCATTGAACCGGATATTTTCACGCTGGCCAAAGGGCTGGGCAGCGGCTTCCCGGTAGGGGCGGCTGTGTGCAGGGAAGAGCTTCGCGAAGCGTTTGGCCCAGGAAGCCACGGTTCGACCTTTGGCGGAACACCTATCGCAACAGCTGTTGTGAAGGCGACGCTGGAGACGATTGTCGGCGACCGTCTGTCTGAGCGTGCGGAGGAGAAAGGCGAATATTTGACGTCGCAACTGAAAGCGAAGCTTGAAGGCAATTCTTTCGTGAAAGACATTCGCGGCAAAGGGCTGCTCGTAGGTATCGAATGCGCGGCACCAATCGCTGGCTTGCTTACTGCAGCGCAGGATAAAGGGCTGCTCGTCATTTCGGCGGGGCCGAATGTCATCCGTTTGCTGCCAAATCTGCTCGTGACGAACGAGGAGATTGATCAAGCGGTGGGCATTTTGGCAGAGCTGCTGGCAGGCGCAAGCGACAATAAATAA